The window ATTTAATTAAGCATTTGAATTGTTCGACCAGCCATGCAAATATTTTTTACTCAAGGCTTGTAATCCGTTACGTAATCTGTTTCATGGTCAAGATCAAATTAACTTAACATCAAAGGTGTACAATCTCATCAACAATTGTTAGAATTAGAGGGCTTTCAACTAAAAATCAACACTGCAATTAATTCGATGATAAATTAAGTCAAAGTCATGAACGAGCGTTGCATAGGATTGTCTCCTTAATTAAGAAATCTTGTAAGCTTAGAAGAAGATATGAATATATGTGGAAATAGGACCACATATCTGTGGTAGTCTACGATCCAATAATAAACTAAACAGAAGTCATGGACGATCCAATAATCTATTTATCTTCCATACAGCCTGGCTTTTGAAATTTCTATTCACAATTACAAGTCTTTCTTGAGTGAATTCTtcgtatttaatttttatatcaatttctttaaattttatcCATTTctcgattaattaattaatatatttattgcCACTACCATCTCTATAAATTCCCTGCTTCCCCAGTGAATTCTTACAAGCTTGAGCATTAGAGTACGTAGGTAGTCCATTATGGCTACATCAACCAGCGCCGTGCTctgtttcttcctcttcctcctccctctctCCATTAACGCCGCCACCTTCCAGATCGTCAACAGCTGCTCCTTCACCGTCTGGGCCGCATGGGCCACCACCGGCCCTCGAGCAGGCGGCGGTAACCAGCTCAACCCGGGTCAGTCCTGGACCATCAACATCAACGCCGGCGCCACTGGCGGCCGCATATGGCCCCGCACTGGGTGCTCCTCCGACGGAAGAGGCTGCCAGACCGGAGACTGCGGGATGCTGCAGTGCCAGGGCTACGGCCGGGCGCCCAACACCCTCGCCGAGTTCTCCCTCAACCAGTTCAACAACCTCGACTTCTTCGACATCTCCAACGTGGACGGGTACAACGTGGGTATAGACTTCAGCCCCACCACCGGCGGTTGCCGAGGGATCCGGTGCTCCGCCAACATCGTGGGGGAGTGCCCGGCGCAGCTGAGGGCGCCGGGGGGCTGCAACAACCCCTGCACGGTGTTCGGGACGCCGGAGTACTGCTGCACCAATGGACCGTGTGGGCCCACGGATTTTTCAAGGTTCTTTAAGACGCGGTGCCCGGACGCCTACAGCTACCCGCAGGACGACGCGACCAGCACGTTCACCTGCCCCGGCGGCACCAACTACAGAGTCACCTTCTGCCCTTGATCGACTTGAAGCATGAGATCGTACGTATATAATTACTACCATAAGACAAAAAGATTTACAAGGATCTAGCCAATTCGACACGTTTCTATATATAATCATGGAGAATAAAACATGTGTGCTAGCTGAATTACTAGCGTGAGGTCGATCTGTTCACTCCTGTACCTGCTATCcatcaataaatataattattatattagaTCGCGCGCCATCAATAAAACATGGAGAATAgctttttatctttattttccttttctttcttttgtctacttctgttcatttatttatttagttatgaTGCTGTTTGTTTGCTGGGTTGAGTCATGATCGATATCAGATTGATACTTCTGTTCTTGAAAGCTACGTACTGCCATCCTTGTTCAAATTTAGTTTTCTCTGGTAGGTAGAATCGTAgttcatgtattttttttttagtgtttAAGGATTATGCATGTTGTGTTTGGATTTTTTAGTTGAGAGAacaaaaaagaaaataagaaaacaaaatttACTATTAGAGTACAAATCATTTCTCTCAATCCTCCGAAAACGAAAACTTAAAAAAGTAGTAAAGAGATAGAGAGcggaaattaattaatttcttaattatgCAGGTTTCAAGTCATCAGTTAGACTTGAAAATTTGCCTTTTCAACTTGGAATAAGATTTTTCATAGGGCCGATCCTCTAGTTCAAAATTTTCTGGATCATAAGAAATCATATTCATTCATTGGGTGGATGGACTGGACCCCATCTATTAAACAGGTAGGATCCAGCTCATCCAATCAATGAATGAGTAAGAGATTAGAACTGATCCAGGGATCCGGGATCAGAGGatcctgttggtgcagcggaggccgacaagaggggggtgaattgcttgtaaaattaaactataccctcctcaaagctttcaactaaaaaatacagcaataataataaaattaaaacagaaataaaagaggagacaaaagtttaacttggttataaccaagacggttgttaatccaagacagtcgaAGAttgcactagcagagtctccttcactgtaggcggagaagtcttttttacacacttagaatacTCACTAGTTGCTttgaattgattacagagttgagttCTGAATTCAtatctaattcctagctccaggggtccttttatagcccctggaaagtctatctcggaggtccaaagcgcctccaacagaggtccaaggcgcctccaactaagTCAacagataaaactctatccacaCACAAACAGTCACTTTTGACTAGTTGAAGAcgccttcatcaagccttgaaggtgccttcaaggtgaaggcgccttcaagccatgatgaaggcgccttgagtagatTTTCCAGCTCAGTTACTTCTTTGCTTtaacttccgaagctccgttcttttgggtgattccggccaatcgaaatagggctgacccgaactcaatttccggccttctcctcgagcaggctttcgtcccggcttaacgtccttcgaacgccgcgcacgttcttctttcccaccggtgtacttttccgcagctctcttgtccttcggacgcaccaagccagtcggttcccttcccgtgccgtccttctcgctagttgcgtcttccgctcgacttcctgcgctcctaagctcttgcacactcagacacagggatcaaacacaaagcaggacctaaccaacttgattgatcGCATCAAAATACCAACGGGTCCAACATATCCCTGCCCGACTTTTCCACTAATTTAAAATTCATTCCCGAAAGTATACACGACCTCAGGAGTTAAAGCCATTAGTTTTTCCTCATCTACAGTATGCTAGACTTGAATATTGTGCAGTCTCACTTCGAATAAGACTTttcaataatttaaaatttaatttttcaaatcagctATCCAGCTAACAGATTAATCTCAAAGGTAATAATTGATCTAtagttttaaattcaaaaagactTATCCcagcatttttaaaattatcatcacacttaaaaaaaaattacagtgTACTGAGATTCAATTTTTAAATGTTTGATTAATCATTTAAAAGACCTTACCGCTCTACCATTATTACTCAGGAcaatttaaaattcattttccAAAATAAACAAGTACGACatcaggaaaaaaaaataaagtacgACATAAGGGGTTAAAACCATGGATtctattaatctaaaaactccAACAAAACAAAACCGTAAAATATTTGACAACTAAAATAATTACTTTCATAaggtttatttatttatatatatgaatGGTCAAAGAAGCTAGGCATCCATTCACCTACACGTCCTCATCATTCGGGATCCTGTTAATCTCACTCTCAAAATAACTTTTGGAATAATCTTAGTTATGGATACTGATGCGGGCAGATGGAGAGGAAGACATGCGGTCAAGAGGGGCATTTTAGATATTTACTGATTTGGGACATTGTTCATGGAAGGGAGGGGGCTCTGTTTTTTCCGCCGCTGCCTTCACTCGTGAAGCCGCCGCCGCTGCTTCCTCTTCAGCGAGGGGCCGCCTCCTCTCGCCCATTCATGCACGCCACCAGCGGCCGCCGCCTCTACGCCGGTACCAGCGGTCGCCGCCATCACCTCGGCGTCACCTCTAGTGGTTGCTGCCGCCCTCCGACGCTACCTCAAGCGGCCAACGCCTACCTTTAGCGACTGAAGCCGCCCAACACACATTGTTGCCCTTTGATCCGTGCTGTCGCACTCTTTCAGTGTCGATCCAACCCCGATCCACTTTGGCATGAGCTTTTAATGCGATCCAATCTCCTCCGAGTCACTGTGGCTGTGCACATTGCTATTGTATTCTGACCTTCGAGCCGAAACTATGTTCCGATTTTCGCATCGTTCGATCTGTGTGCCGTGTTTTGGCTTGTGCATCGTTGTTATATCTCAGTCTACTTGTTGCTATTATATTTCGGCATGTGTGTCACCTTTCGAATCTATACCGCATCTAACTTCGTGTCATCAAATCTAGGTTCTCATCCGGCTCACATTCATCTATTTTTTCGGGTCACGATGACTCGATCAACGTCACGATCAACTCACCAATCTACTAAAAGACATCTCCTAAATCAGGATACGTTTTTCATGCTTATTCTCAATGTATTTCATTATTCTAGGTTTCTTATATATTTTTGAGACCTATCTTGATCATCGGGGTATCAGAGACCGAGATAATCCGATCATTATACGCAAATATCTACAGGTAACGTTAACAAGAAACTTTCTAATaacttgatcaatctaaatgATAGCTCATCTCCTTTTCTCCCTTCAGATCATAACAGTTCAATCACCATTTCAACCCTATTATCTGACGGTCCATCTGACCCAACATGATCAGATGGTATACATAAAAATATACAACTTCATAAACAATTCTTAGAATTAGAGGGAGTTTCAGATATTGCAATCTAATAGTAaatttagaaatcatgaacaagcattATATAAAATTATCTTTTTCCTTGAAAAATattatgtaatatatatatatatatataagctagAAATCGTAGCTTCGGTTACTGAAAATTCTAGGACTTTTCTATAGTGAGAGGTCAAATATGTCCGCTCTGGACTTTTCTACAGTGAGAGGTCAAATATGTCCTCTCTTCTAGATATCGATCCAATCGGGCCCATAGCAATTAATCTATCTTATTTTCCACAAACTATCTCTTCCCATAGGTCTCCAATCCATGagcttttaatttgaaaaatgtaTCTACacatttaattaaacattttaattGTTCGCGGCAATCCATGCAAATCTTGTTCGACTGAGAGTTCGTAATCCTTTACATTGTTTTGCGTAAAGGACTTTCGTACATATCCACTAATTCTTATAATTTGATCCAttacttaattaataaataattaaattaagtgTATGAGGTTGGACTATTCTATCTAAAagttttattctaaattttaaataaaataattaaaaaatttcacatcagttattttatttatttcttaaatttaaatttaattaataataattctttaaattttaaaaataaaactataccctaaaaataaaataaaatttcttttcaatATCTATCCTTCTACTTattctttttaatctctcttttccctccttttataaatataataattaaagcacaaaagaacttctatttattttttttaatctcttttttcccctcatttcataaatataataatttaaacataaaagaaagagaataaaataataaaaaaatttaaaaatgatgaAAGTTTTAGGATAGTTAATGTAGTGGATAGTAAaattgattatctaaatttaataaaatgaattatttattttaaaattttgatagaTATAGAGATACAGAACTGGATCATTTGAAACTGTCTCAATAAAACCTCCGGTACTTCCCCATGAATTAATTCCTATAAGCTTGAGCATTATAGAACGTAATCCATCATGGCTACTGATATGGATATAGGTGAAGGGTATAGGAGGAAATAGTGGGGGGAGGAAGGGCAATGTCGTCAAATCACTATTAGGGCTTTATGGGGAGGAGGGCACTATAGCAAACAGGGGGTTCGTGTTTTTTGCTTGGGGGAATTTCTTCCGCCGCCAGGGAGCTGACGCTCCTCTCCTTGTGCACCGGCGCTGGTCGCTCCCCTCCTCTCTTCTCCTGTCTCACTCCTCCTCGTGACTCTACCACTGGGCTGATTCGCCGCCGCTCCTCTCCCTCTGCTCTCCCTCTTCTTCGCCACTAGGAACCAATGAGGAGGGGTCACCTTCGCTGCGACGCCGACCACCTCTCAGGTCGGTCGCCTCCGACGCCAACGACTACCTGTTCCCTTCTCGTCACCTACGGCTTTGGACTCGCGCCACCAACGTTGCTTCTGTTAGGACcttgatgtccgctagagggggtgaatagcggctcgtcGCTC is drawn from Zingiber officinale cultivar Zhangliang chromosome 1B, Zo_v1.1, whole genome shotgun sequence and contains these coding sequences:
- the LOC121991883 gene encoding protein P21-like, with protein sequence MATSTSAVLCFFLFLLPLSINAATFQIVNSCSFTVWAAWATTGPRAGGGNQLNPGQSWTININAGATGGRIWPRTGCSSDGRGCQTGDCGMLQCQGYGRAPNTLAEFSLNQFNNLDFFDISNVDGYNVGIDFSPTTGGCRGIRCSANIVGECPAQLRAPGGCNNPCTVFGTPEYCCTNGPCGPTDFSRFFKTRCPDAYSYPQDDATSTFTCPGGTNYRVTFCP